The Corynebacterium halotolerans YIM 70093 = DSM 44683 region GGTCAACCTCATCCGCCGGGCGGGAACGACCCCCTAGCGCTCCTCCGGCTCCGAGGAGGGCTGCTGCTCGGGGAAGAAGTCCGGCCGGGCGTCCGGGGCGGGTCCACCGAGCTCACGCACGGCGAAGTCCTGGTCAGTGGTCCGCTGGGAGGCGTCCTGCCCTGCACCAGCGTTGCCGTTGCCGTTGCGGCCGGGCCGCGGCGCCACCGGCTCGTCCTCGTCGACGGAGCGGTTGGCCACCGCCTGGGCGGCGGCGACCGCGGCGGCGATCTCCGGATCGGAGGCGGTGGAGAACCAGTCGTCGATGTTCTCCGGCTCGGCCATCTCCTTCGTCTCCTCGTCGACATGCGTCGGCTCGTAGCGGAACACGCCCTCCTCGTCCTTCTTCGCGAAGGCGCGGGCGAACTCCTCCAGGGAGTCGCCGAACTGGGAGGGGATCATCCACATCGTGGAGGCCTGGCCCTCGGCCAGCTTCGGCAGCTTCTCCAGGTACTGGTAGGCCAGCACCTCAGGCGTCAGTTTCGAGGACTTGATCGCGGCATTGACCTTCTGGATGGCGCGCGCCTCACCCTGTGCCTGCAGGTAGCGGGCCGCGCGCTCACCCTCGGCACGCAGCATCATGCCCTGGCGTTCGGCCTCGGCGGCGAGGATGGCCGCGTGCTTCTCGCCCTCGGCGGAGAGGATGCGGGCCTGCTTCTCGCCCTCGGCGGTCTTGATGTCGGACTCGCGCCGGCCCTCGGCGGTGAGAATCATCGCCCGCTTCTCGCGGTCCGCCTTCATCTGCATCTCCATCGACTGCTGGATGGACGGCGGCGGGTCGATGGCCTTGAGTTCGACCCGGCTGATGCGCAGTCCCCACTTGGAGGTGGCGGCGTCCAGCTCACCGCGCAGGCGGCGGTTGATGGTCTCACGGGAGGTCAGCGTCTCCTCCAGCGTCATGCCACCGACGACGTCGCGCAGTGTGGCCACCGAGATCTGCTCGACACCGACGATGTAGTTGTCGACGCCGTAGATCGCCCGGGCGGGGTCGTTGATCTGGAAGGTGACGACGATGTCGATGGCCACCGTCAGGTTGTCCTGGGTGATGACCGCCTGTGGCGGGAAGGAGACCACCCGCTCACGGGTGTCCACCCGGGCGCGGACCCGGTCGATGAACGGGACGAGCAGGGTCAGCCCTCCCGACACGGTGCGGGTGTAGCTGCCCAGGCGCTCGATCACGGCGGCCTCGCCCTGAGGGATCAAGGCGATGGACTTGATCACGACGATAGCGACGAAGATCAGCAGAACAACGACCAGGATGATGCCTAGCACGGTTCAGTGCTCCTTCCAGACGACAGCGGTGGTGCCGTCGATGCTGATGACGGTGACGCGCTCGCCGGCGGCGAACGTGTGGGTGGGATCCAGGGATCGGGCGGACCAGATCGAACCGTCGAGCCGCACCTGGCCGCCGGAGGCCTCGACCGTCTCCAGGACCTCGGCCGTGTGCCCGACCAGTGCGGTGGTTGACGTGTCCAGCACCTGGGGTCTGTGCAGCCGGCGCTTGAGGAACGGGCGCAGGAAGACCAGCAGCCCGAGCGAGGTGATCACGAAGCTGAGCACCGAGCCCCACAGTGGAGCCCCGGCGAGCGAGACACCGGCCGCCGCCAGCGCGCCGCCGGCGAGCATGAGCAGGGTGAACTCCCCCACCGCCAGCTCGAGACCGGCGAGGACCAACGCCGCGATGAACCAGATGATTGCTCCCACGGCCCTAACCTACCGCAACAGCGCCACCGCGCGCGTCAGATCAGATCCGATTTGCTGAGCCCGGGGGTCGTGACGAAATCGACCAGGCGCTCGACGGCCCCGATGAGGCTGGAGTCCAGGTCGCGGAAGGAGTTGACCGCGGAGTAGACGCGGTGCCAGCCCTCCTTCGGATCGGACCAGCCGACCCGCCGGCAGATGCCGGTCTTCCAGTCCTCCCCGTAGGGCACGTCGGGCCAGGCGCGTAACCCCAGGCGCTCCGGCTTGATGGCCGCCCAGATGTCGATGAAGGGGTGGCCGGTGACCAGCACGTGCTCCCCCACGGTCCGCGTCATCCGCGTCTCCTTGGAGCCCTCGACCAGGTGGTCGGCGAGCACACCGACGCGCCGCCCCGGCGCGGGGCCGAATTCCGCGAGCCGCTCCGGGAGGTTGTCCAGGCCCTCGAGGTACTCGACGACCACTCCCTCGACACGCAGGTCGTGTCCCCAGACCTTCTCGACGATCGCGGCGTCGTGGATGCCCTCGACCCAGATACGCGAGGGCGCGGCGACCTTCGCCTCGACGTTGTCCACCCGTCGGGAACCGGAGTTCGAGCGCCGGGGCGCCTGCTTCTCGACGTGACGGGTCAGCGTGACCGGCTGCCCCTCGAGCAGGAAACCGCCCTCGCGGTTGTGGAAGACCCGGTCGACCCCGTGCCGGTCCTCCAGTCGGATGAGGTCCCCCTGGTGGGTGCGCTCGTAGCCGGTGACCGCACCGACGAAGTCACTGCCGCGGACCTCGACCACCAGCCCGGGCTCCGCGGGCACCTTCGGGTACCCGGGGCGCCGGTTGCGGGAGTGCCCGGCGAGGATGTCACCGCCATAAGGATCGTTGAAGCTCATGACGGGCGAGTCTATCGGCTAGACTGCCGCGCCATGGACATCCGCGCCGAAGTATGGTCCCCACTGCAGAACACCGCCGTCTGGCTCGGCGCCTGGCTCCACGGGCTCGAGTCCACCGACAACCTGGTCGACGCGCTCGGCTCACTCGGCGGCCACCACACGCTTGTCGACGGCCGCCCGCTCGTCGACCTGCTCCGTGAGCTCCGGCAGGTCACCGCGGGCGCGATCACCGCATCCGAGGAACCGGTGCTGCGGCTCGTGCTCTCTGGCCCGGGTGAGGCGCCGGCGCTGCGGGCGGGCACGGATGCGGCCCGCGCGGCGTCGGCAAGCGGGGTGGGGGCGATCGTCATCCGCGACGACGACCCACTGACCTCACACATCCTCGTACCCACCGTGCTCGGGGACGGTACGGAGTGGGAGTGGTTCACCGAGACCGCCCCGCTGCCGGCCCCGGCGTGGCTGAGCCCGGGCGAGGCCGATCAGCTGCTCACCCGCGCGACGGGGGAAGCCGCCCGTCTGGTGGAGGCGTCCGGGTACCGCACCGACGCGCTGAATTCGCCGCGTCTGACGGTGGGCACGTTGGCGGACTTCTACGACACCCCGGGTCTGCCGTCATCGGTGCCGGCCCGGGCGGCGAAGCTCTTCGCCCGCGCCGACCGGGTGGCCGCCATCATCGAGACGGTCACCGACCGGCTGGCCGACCACCGGATCGACCCGCAGCTGCTGGGGCTGTGGCGGCACATCCGCGCCGCCCGGATGGCCGGGGTGGCCTACGCGGTGCGCGAGTTCGGCCGGATCTGACAGCACCCCGGTCGGCAGGGTGCGCCGTTGACGGTGCAGCCCTGGACGGTCACCTCACCGAGGCCGACGCGCGGGACGTCGGTGGCGACCTCGACAGCCAGGTCGATGACCATCCGCGCGAACTCGTCGGTGGGGCCGGCGGTACGGGTGCGCTCGACGCGCACACCCAGCTCGTCGGCGGCCTCGGCCAGCTCGCTGTCGAGGTCCCAGATGACCTCCATGTGGTCGGAGATGAAGCCGACCGGGCACACGACCACGGACTTCACGCCGTCGCCGGCCAGTTCGGTGGTGTGGTCGACGATGTCGGGCTCGAGCCACGGGGTCGCCGGGTTGCCGGAACGCGACTGCCACACCACGTCGTAGTCGTCGACACCCGCCGCCTCGGCGATCAGGCGGGAGGCCTCCTTGACCTGGCGCGAGTAGAGGTGGGGATCCTGCGGACCGCCGGCGGCGGTGTCGGCGGCCGTGGGTACGGAGTGGGCCGTGAACAGCAGGCGGGTGCCGGCGATCTCCTCGGCGGGGATGCGGGCGTAGGCCTCCCGGACGGCGTCGGTCATGACCCGGATGAAGATCGGGTGGTCGTAGAACTGGCGCAGCTTGGTGAACTCGATGGCCGGCAGATCCTGCTCCGCCAGGTGGTCGATCATGCCCCGGATGTCCTCGTTGTACTGCAGGCAGGCGGAGTAGCCGCCCCAGGCTGAGGTGGCGAAGACCAGCGCCTTGCGCACCCCGTCGCGGGCCATCCGTGCCGCGGTGTCATTGGCCAGGGGGTGCCAGTTCCGGTTGCCGAAGTAGACGGGCAGGTCGATCCCGCGGGAGACCAGCTCCTTCTCCAGATGGGAGATGATCTCCCGGTTGAGGGCGTTGAGCGGGCTCACGCCGTCGAAGTGGTAGTAGTGCTCACCGACCTCCTCGAGCCGCTCACGCGGGATGCCGCGGCCGCGGGTGACGTTCTCCAGGAAGGGGACGACCTCGTCGACGCCTTCGGGGCCGCCGAAGGAGAGGACGAGGAGGGCATCGTAGTCGGGCAGGGTCTCAGGATGATCAGCCATGCACCGAGAATATCAATCTTTTGGTTTAGATCAGCATTCCGGATTAGATCAGGCGGACGGCGTGATCCGACATGCCCGTCCAGCGCACCGGAGACTTCTTGACCACGGATCCGGAGTTCGGTGCCTCGATCATCATGCCGTCACCGAGGTAGATGGCCACGTGTGTGCTGCCCTCGGGGCCGTAGAAGATCAGGTCACCGCGCTGCATCTGGCCCGGATCAATTTTCTCGCCGCGATGGTACTGGTAGCCGGAGTAGTGCGGCAGCGCGATGCCGGCTCCGGCGAAGGCGTAGACCACCAGGCCCGAGCAGTCGAAGCCGGTCTTCCGGAAGTCACCGTGGGCGTCGCCCACTCCACCGTCGCGGATGCCCTGGGTCGGGCCGACGGCGTTGCCACCGCCCCAGGCATAGGGCACGCCCATCTGGGACTCAGCGCGGGCGATGGCGATCTCGATGAGCTCCTCGCGCGTGCCGGAGACGGCCTCCGAGGCCCGGTCCGTCACGGAGCTGAGGGTGTCGATGGCCGGGGTGGTGGTCACCTCGACACCACCGTCGGACTCACCGTCGTCCTCGGCCCGGGAGCTGCCCGAGGAGGACCCCTGCCCGGTGGTGTCGCCGGCGCCTGCCCCGGCGGTGGTCGCCGCGGCATGCTGCACGGCGGCGATGTCACCGCCCGCGGCCCCCTCGTCGGAGACGGCCGGGTACGGGCTGTCCAGATTGGAGTGGTCCGGCTGGGAGGCGGCGATGATTCCGGCGGCCGCGGAAACGGCCGTCTCCGCGGCCGCACCGCGGGTGGCGGTGGCGGCCTCCTCGTCACGGGCCCGCTGGTCAGCCTCCTCCTGCTGCCGGGCCTTCTCGGCCTCGGCCGCCGCGGCGGCCTCTTTCTCGGCCTCCCGGTAGTCCTGGTAGTCCTGGCGCTGCTCGTTGAGGGTGGCGACGTGCTCGCGGGCGGCGTCGAGATCCGTCTGCGCCTGATCCCGCCGGGCGACCAGCCGGTCCCGCTCAGCGGAGCGTTCCGCGATCTGGCGGGAGTTGTCCTCGATGGCGGCGCGCGCCTCTGCCTCCGCCTCGACGGCCCGGGCCTCGCGCTCCTCGGCGAGGTTGCGGGCCTCCCGCAGCTGCGATTCGCGGTTGGCGTTCTCCGCGCGCAGTCGGTCGAGCTCCTCGATGGTCTCCCGCTGCTTATCGGCGGTGGTGCGCAGGTACGTCTGGCGGTCGAGCGCGTCCTCGGTGGTCGAGGTGCCCGCGGCGTCGGAGACGGCGTTCGGCGTGGCGGTGCGCCGGTAGGCGGTCCGGGAGATCTCGTCGAGGGCCGACTGGGCCTCCTCGAGGCGTCGCTGCGTGTCGTCGAGTTCCTCCTTCGCCGCCACGACCCCCTGGCGGGCCTGTTCGGCGGCGGCCCGGGCGTCGTGCAGGTCGACCAGCGCCTTGTTGACCGCCTCGTGCAGGCCGCTCACCTCAAGCTCGAGCCGGTCGATGTCCGCCTGCGTGTCGGTGATCGAGCCGACGAGCTCCGAGACCGTCTGCTCCCCGTTGCCGACGGCCGTCTCCGCGGCGGCGATCTCGTCGTCACCGGGGTTCACCGGTTGCGCGGCGGCGGGCGTGAGCGTGGCGAGCAGAGCACCCCCGGCGAGGGTGGCCAACGTGGCGCGCAGGCGGGCTCGCGCAGGGGTGCGGCCCGGACGGGGCGGGGTGGACGACTGTGCCGACACTAAGACTCCTTACACCCGCTGATCCAGG contains the following coding sequences:
- a CDS encoding SPFH domain-containing protein, with product MLGIILVVVLLIFVAIVVIKSIALIPQGEAAVIERLGSYTRTVSGGLTLLVPFIDRVRARVDTRERVVSFPPQAVITQDNLTVAIDIVVTFQINDPARAIYGVDNYIVGVEQISVATLRDVVGGMTLEETLTSRETINRRLRGELDAATSKWGLRISRVELKAIDPPPSIQQSMEMQMKADREKRAMILTAEGRRESDIKTAEGEKQARILSAEGEKHAAILAAEAERQGMMLRAEGERAARYLQAQGEARAIQKVNAAIKSSKLTPEVLAYQYLEKLPKLAEGQASTMWMIPSQFGDSLEEFARAFAKKDEEGVFRYEPTHVDEETKEMAEPENIDDWFSTASDPEIAAAVAAAQAVANRSVDEDEPVAPRPGRNGNGNAGAGQDASQRTTDQDFAVRELGGPAPDARPDFFPEQQPSSEPEER
- a CDS encoding NfeD family protein; its protein translation is MGAIIWFIAALVLAGLELAVGEFTLLMLAGGALAAAGVSLAGAPLWGSVLSFVITSLGLLVFLRPFLKRRLHRPQVLDTSTTALVGHTAEVLETVEASGGQVRLDGSIWSARSLDPTHTFAAGERVTVISIDGTTAVVWKEH
- a CDS encoding DUF3097 domain-containing protein is translated as MSFNDPYGGDILAGHSRNRRPGYPKVPAEPGLVVEVRGSDFVGAVTGYERTHQGDLIRLEDRHGVDRVFHNREGGFLLEGQPVTLTRHVEKQAPRRSNSGSRRVDNVEAKVAAPSRIWVEGIHDAAIVEKVWGHDLRVEGVVVEYLEGLDNLPERLAEFGPAPGRRVGVLADHLVEGSKETRMTRTVGEHVLVTGHPFIDIWAAIKPERLGLRAWPDVPYGEDWKTGICRRVGWSDPKEGWHRVYSAVNSFRDLDSSLIGAVERLVDFVTTPGLSKSDLI
- a CDS encoding ferrochelatase — protein: MADHPETLPDYDALLVLSFGGPEGVDEVVPFLENVTRGRGIPRERLEEVGEHYYHFDGVSPLNALNREIISHLEKELVSRGIDLPVYFGNRNWHPLANDTAARMARDGVRKALVFATSAWGGYSACLQYNEDIRGMIDHLAEQDLPAIEFTKLRQFYDHPIFIRVMTDAVREAYARIPAEEIAGTRLLFTAHSVPTAADTAAGGPQDPHLYSRQVKEASRLIAEAAGVDDYDVVWQSRSGNPATPWLEPDIVDHTTELAGDGVKSVVVCPVGFISDHMEVIWDLDSELAEAADELGVRVERTRTAGPTDEFARMVIDLAVEVATDVPRVGLGEVTVQGCTVNGAPCRPGCCQIRPNSRTA
- a CDS encoding DIP1281 family NlpC/P60 protein, producing MSAQSSTPPRPGRTPARARLRATLATLAGGALLATLTPAAAQPVNPGDDEIAAAETAVGNGEQTVSELVGSITDTQADIDRLELEVSGLHEAVNKALVDLHDARAAAEQARQGVVAAKEELDDTQRRLEEAQSALDEISRTAYRRTATPNAVSDAAGTSTTEDALDRQTYLRTTADKQRETIEELDRLRAENANRESQLREARNLAEEREARAVEAEAEARAAIEDNSRQIAERSAERDRLVARRDQAQTDLDAAREHVATLNEQRQDYQDYREAEKEAAAAAEAEKARQQEEADQRARDEEAATATRGAAAETAVSAAAGIIAASQPDHSNLDSPYPAVSDEGAAGGDIAAVQHAAATTAGAGAGDTTGQGSSSGSSRAEDDGESDGGVEVTTTPAIDTLSSVTDRASEAVSGTREELIEIAIARAESQMGVPYAWGGGNAVGPTQGIRDGGVGDAHGDFRKTGFDCSGLVVYAFAGAGIALPHYSGYQYHRGEKIDPGQMQRGDLIFYGPEGSTHVAIYLGDGMMIEAPNSGSVVKKSPVRWTGMSDHAVRLI